From Endozoicomonas sp. 8E, the proteins below share one genomic window:
- the ptsP gene encoding phosphoenolpyruvate--protein phosphotransferase: MLNTLRTIVQEVSAASDLQAALDIIVQRVRGAMNTEVCSVYLYDAEQATYTLMATEGLNKKAVGVARLFQSEGLIGQVGLREEPINLEAASSHPKYRYIKETGEEKFHAFLGVPIIHHRMILGVLVVQQKEQRRFDEHEEAFLVTMSAQLAGVIAHAEATGSLHVTVNTQKTARFQGSPGASGVSIGEAVVVSPVADLGAVPDRTCHDIKKELDSLDLALESVRSEMKATAEKLSGHLPAEEQALFDVYLRMLDDNALGLEIRNRVKQGNWAPGALRQVINEHVRTFEMMDDPYMRERAVDVKDLGRRVLASIQQHDHECITYPDQTILISEELTASMLADVPQEKLAGLVSIQGSSNSHAAILARALGIPTVMGAVDLPYHKMSSKQLIVDGNLGLVYASPSRELLEHYQAVVEEEKEFSEGLEAISDLPCVTPDNHRLPLWVNTGLMTDTVRSLDRGAEGVGLYRTEVPFMLKERFPSEAEQEKIYRQQLEAFAPRPVTMRTLDVGGDKALSYFPIQEDNPFLGWRGIRVTLDHPEIFLVQIRAMLKASVGLDNLRIMLPMVTSVYEVEDALHLIHRAHGEVSAEGLSVVMPPVGVMIEVPAAVYQVRELAQSVDFMSIGSNDLTQYLLAVDRNNPRVADLYHSFHPAVLQALRKVVEDCHKEGRTVGICGEMAGDPVASVLLMAMGFDMLSMSATNLLKVKWALRKITLERAREILDDVMMLDNSHLIRSSLELALCREGLGKVMGIKSKRFSS; the protein is encoded by the coding sequence ATGCTGAACACCCTGCGTACGATTGTACAGGAAGTCAGTGCCGCCTCGGATTTGCAGGCTGCGCTAGATATTATCGTGCAGCGGGTTCGGGGTGCGATGAATACTGAAGTCTGCTCCGTCTATCTCTACGATGCTGAACAGGCTACCTATACCCTTATGGCGACAGAGGGCCTCAATAAAAAAGCTGTCGGTGTCGCTCGTTTATTCCAGTCTGAAGGTCTTATCGGTCAGGTCGGTCTCAGAGAAGAGCCCATTAACCTGGAAGCAGCCTCCTCCCATCCTAAATACCGTTACATTAAGGAAACCGGTGAAGAAAAGTTTCATGCTTTTCTTGGGGTTCCCATCATTCATCATCGGATGATTCTGGGTGTACTGGTGGTTCAACAAAAAGAACAACGCCGGTTTGACGAACATGAAGAGGCTTTCCTGGTCACCATGTCTGCCCAGCTTGCAGGTGTCATTGCCCATGCCGAGGCCACAGGTTCCCTGCATGTTACAGTCAATACCCAGAAAACGGCCCGCTTTCAGGGGTCGCCCGGCGCAAGCGGTGTTTCCATTGGTGAAGCCGTTGTCGTTTCTCCGGTGGCGGATTTGGGGGCCGTTCCTGATCGCACCTGTCACGACATCAAGAAAGAGCTGGACTCTCTGGACCTGGCTCTGGAGTCGGTTCGTTCGGAAATGAAGGCCACGGCCGAAAAACTTTCTGGCCATCTGCCGGCAGAAGAGCAAGCATTATTTGATGTCTATCTTCGGATGCTGGACGACAATGCCCTGGGTTTGGAAATCAGGAACCGGGTGAAACAGGGTAACTGGGCACCGGGTGCACTCAGGCAGGTAATAAACGAGCACGTACGTACTTTTGAAATGATGGACGATCCATACATGCGTGAGCGTGCGGTAGATGTAAAAGACTTGGGTCGTCGGGTTCTTGCCAGTATCCAGCAACACGATCATGAATGCATAACCTACCCCGATCAAACCATTCTGATTAGTGAAGAACTGACGGCCAGTATGCTGGCAGATGTTCCCCAGGAGAAGCTGGCGGGCCTTGTCTCTATTCAGGGCTCGAGTAATTCCCACGCGGCCATTCTGGCCAGGGCTCTGGGCATTCCTACCGTAATGGGGGCAGTCGATCTGCCCTATCACAAGATGTCCAGCAAGCAGCTGATTGTCGATGGCAACCTTGGGTTGGTTTATGCTTCACCTTCCAGAGAACTGCTGGAACACTATCAGGCCGTTGTCGAAGAAGAAAAAGAGTTCAGCGAAGGGCTTGAAGCGATCAGTGACCTGCCCTGTGTCACCCCGGACAACCACCGGTTACCACTGTGGGTCAATACCGGTCTTATGACTGACACGGTTCGTTCACTGGATCGTGGAGCGGAAGGTGTCGGTCTTTATCGTACCGAAGTTCCTTTTATGCTTAAGGAACGATTCCCCAGTGAAGCAGAACAGGAAAAAATTTATCGTCAGCAGCTTGAAGCCTTTGCTCCCAGACCAGTCACCATGCGTACTCTGGATGTGGGCGGGGACAAGGCGTTGTCCTACTTTCCCATCCAGGAAGACAACCCTTTCCTGGGGTGGCGTGGTATCCGGGTAACCCTGGATCATCCGGAAATATTTCTGGTTCAAATCCGGGCGATGCTCAAAGCCAGTGTTGGACTGGATAATCTTCGAATCATGTTGCCAATGGTGACCAGTGTTTATGAAGTAGAAGATGCACTGCATCTTATCCACAGGGCGCATGGCGAAGTGTCAGCTGAAGGCTTATCGGTTGTGATGCCTCCCGTCGGAGTCATGATTGAGGTTCCTGCTGCGGTCTATCAGGTTCGTGAACTGGCACAGAGTGTAGACTTCATGTCGATCGGTTCCAATGATCTCACGCAATATCTTCTGGCAGTGGATCGAAATAATCCCAGGGTGGCTGACTTATATCACTCTTTCCATCCGGCAGTTTTGCAGGCGCTTCGAAAAGTGGTCGAAGATTGTCATAAAGAGGGTCGAACCGTCGGTATTTGTGGTGAAATGGCGGGTGATCCAGTGGCTTCTGTTCTACTTATGGCCATGGGGTTTGACATGCTTTCCATGAGTGCTACCAACTTGCTCAAGGTGAAGTGGGCGCTCAGGAAAATCACTCTGGAAAGAGCCAGGGAGATTCTTGATGACGTGATGATGCTGGACAATTCTCATTTGATCAGGAGTTCACTGGAGCTGGCTCTTTGTCGCGAGGGGCTTGGTAAAGTCATGGGCATCAAGAGTAAGCGCTTCTCCAGCTAG
- a CDS encoding toxin-antitoxin system HicB family antitoxin, with product MPRVPPKVHAALITAAKVSGKSINHCAAEVLGKAT from the coding sequence ATGCCGCGAGTTCCGCCCAAAGTCCACGCTGCCTTGATTACAGCCGCCAAGGTCAGCGGCAAAAGCATTAACCATTGCGCAGCAGAAGTGCTGGGCAAGGCCACATAG
- a CDS encoding NRDE family protein: protein MCLITLSWQPDAQYPLILVANRDEFYKRPAKTVHFWEDNPEIFGGRDLEAGGGWLALSRRGRIAAVTNYRESPLKPGTLSRGHLVSDFLNSDLSPQEYLNRIHQKADHYSGFNLLVGDSSGLFYYSNRMGHIVSLQSGFHALSNHLLNSPWPKLEKVKQGLAQHIEHHQKPEPEGLISMMHDSSKAPDDQLPDTGVSPEQEKFLSSCFIASEDYGTRNTSVLILDRQGSLSWTEQIYLPYGETGKKRRFSMSFPVSWQPTNRSANLKNDHKAVKNS, encoded by the coding sequence ATGTGTCTGATTACCCTGTCCTGGCAACCGGACGCTCAGTACCCGCTGATTCTGGTCGCCAACCGCGATGAGTTTTATAAACGACCAGCAAAAACTGTTCACTTCTGGGAAGACAATCCGGAGATTTTCGGTGGCCGGGATTTAGAAGCCGGAGGCGGCTGGCTGGCTCTGAGTCGCAGAGGCAGAATAGCCGCCGTCACCAACTATCGGGAATCGCCCCTTAAGCCGGGAACCTTGTCCCGTGGTCATCTGGTGAGTGATTTTTTAAACAGTGATCTATCACCCCAAGAGTACCTGAACCGGATTCATCAGAAAGCGGATCATTACTCCGGCTTCAACCTGCTGGTCGGTGATTCCAGCGGTCTGTTCTACTACTCCAATCGTATGGGCCATATTGTTTCGCTACAGTCCGGCTTTCACGCCCTGAGCAACCACCTCTTGAACAGCCCCTGGCCCAAGCTGGAGAAAGTCAAGCAGGGACTGGCCCAGCACATCGAGCATCACCAGAAACCTGAGCCTGAAGGCCTGATTTCTATGATGCACGATAGTTCAAAAGCACCCGACGACCAGCTTCCCGACACCGGTGTGAGCCCGGAGCAGGAAAAGTTTTTATCCAGCTGCTTTATAGCCAGTGAAGATTACGGTACCCGCAACACCAGTGTCCTGATTCTCGACAGACAGGGTTCTCTTAGCTGGACTGAACAAATCTATCTACCTTACGGAGAAACCGGAAAAAAACGCCGGTTCTCGATGTCATTTCCGGTGTCATGGCAGCCAACCAACAGATCGGCCAACCTAAAAAATGATCACAAAGCAGTCAAAAACAGCTAA
- a CDS encoding HAD family hydrolase codes for MALAIFDLDNTLIAGDSDYLWGQFMTHKGMVDAASFQDGNEYFYRQYEAGSLVLGEYLDFCLKPLTRYTLDELKVWHDQFMEQIIRPIMLEKAANLLEKHREQGDHLMIITATSRFVTEPIAKAFDVDTLLAIELEIEDNRYTGKVVGTPTFQEGKVIRLKQWLQENPEYSLEGSYFYSDSKNDLPLLSQVDHPFAVDSDPELTAVAHEKGWPVISLR; via the coding sequence GTGGCTCTGGCAATCTTTGATCTTGATAACACCCTGATAGCCGGTGACAGTGACTATCTCTGGGGACAGTTCATGACCCATAAGGGCATGGTGGATGCAGCCAGCTTTCAGGATGGCAATGAATATTTCTATCGTCAGTATGAGGCGGGTTCGTTGGTCCTTGGCGAATACCTCGACTTCTGTCTCAAGCCACTGACCCGGTACACTCTGGACGAACTCAAAGTCTGGCATGACCAGTTCATGGAGCAGATCATTCGCCCCATCATGCTGGAGAAAGCTGCGAACCTCCTGGAAAAACACCGGGAACAGGGTGATCACCTGATGATCATAACCGCCACCAGCCGATTTGTTACCGAGCCTATTGCCAAAGCCTTTGATGTCGACACCTTACTGGCCATTGAGCTGGAGATTGAAGATAATCGCTATACAGGCAAAGTGGTCGGCACACCGACTTTTCAGGAAGGAAAGGTGATCCGCCTTAAGCAATGGTTGCAGGAAAACCCTGAATATTCTCTGGAAGGCAGTTACTTCTACAGTGATTCAAAAAATGACCTGCCCTTGCTGAGTCAGGTAGATCACCCTTTCGCTGTTGATTCTGACCCTGAATTGACCGCAGTCGCTCATGAGAAAGGATGGCCCGTCATCAGCCTCAGATAA
- a CDS encoding RNA pyrophosphohydrolase, giving the protein MIDTDGFRPNVGIILANHHGQVLWARRIRQEAWQFPQGGINDDETPEDAMYRELYEEIGLQPEDVNVLACTRGWLRYRLPRRLVRRDQHPLCIGQKQKWFLLELLSSDDRVSVDHTGSPEFDGWRWVSYWYPLGQVVSFKREVYRRALRELVPRIGRLQANKV; this is encoded by the coding sequence GTGATTGACACAGATGGATTCAGGCCCAATGTGGGCATAATCCTCGCTAATCATCACGGACAGGTCCTGTGGGCCAGGCGAATCAGGCAGGAAGCATGGCAGTTTCCCCAAGGGGGTATAAACGATGATGAAACCCCCGAAGATGCCATGTATCGCGAGCTGTATGAAGAAATTGGGCTTCAGCCGGAAGACGTAAACGTTCTGGCTTGCACTCGTGGCTGGCTGCGTTATCGCCTGCCCAGAAGACTGGTTCGAAGAGATCAGCATCCGCTTTGCATTGGGCAGAAACAGAAATGGTTTTTGCTGGAGCTGCTGAGCAGTGATGACCGGGTTAGTGTGGATCATACAGGGTCACCGGAGTTCGATGGCTGGCGATGGGTCAGCTACTGGTATCCGTTAGGGCAGGTCGTCTCATTCAAAAGGGAGGTCTATCGTCGTGCTTTGCGCGAGCTGGTTCCCCGAATAGGCCGTCTGCAAGCTAATAAAGTGTAA